Proteins encoded by one window of Panicum virgatum strain AP13 chromosome 7N, P.virgatum_v5, whole genome shotgun sequence:
- the LOC120682801 gene encoding uncharacterized protein LOC120682801 isoform X1, whose protein sequence is MERAEPSLKPEWLLRPAPVAVTPLRPATSPRADDQGRGASSRNRSSGRDRDRSSQQSSSQRSSGSGGSRLNDRDGTGKSRGYSSFGRHNRERVQEKDPDFRDRDSKLIQPEDPLRDGFESFSSCRSEKDRLNRTRSKVSVSNRAVGVSLDNGNLSKKDTGGISFEREFPHLGSEDKNGKQDIGRVPSPGISTPIQNIPLITASEGWNSVLAEVPLSDPSINSISSSLSPAGSSKQTEVSNSGSVLSMAETVMQSPLKISTTPQLSIDAQKIEERTLRQCILRPLTPSTNKVYNTVQASNSLDKLKSKSSRAGESNGPIKVAPQLSLQPSSSSIRTPVKTELVKPSQSGSFQVLSREQNGTVNTAAKDSTSNPVSPVLGRSSSMEPMRKSVVNPKPKIGTNGRSLHPLQVQGSFGDRKTSAKDKLKFFEFLRSKSVNGSSTAIESSSSLIDDQQNSCLDLSFKFIENGSSSCEEANSCEGSQQHLSDNEEIIPTSESHNVLDEGSLGIQVDDRDANSSPVLADTEDVASKKPQPEKTEDVLPVKPAYINGSSMISNSVDSEANLPLEEAHPAHEFEHIGAGEEKSCPAQEFEPIGAGGEEELNLLRSMGWDENEVVQPLQQEEIADCLRQNVRLQQKLQECRG, encoded by the exons ATGGAGCGAGCTGAGCCCTCGTTGAAGCCGGAATGGCTGCTGCGGCCTGCTCCTGTAGCTGTCACACCCCTCCGCCCTGCAACTTCGCCCCGTGCTG ATGATCAAGGCAGGGGTGCTTCATCAAGAAACCGTTCATCAGGGCGTGATCGTGATCGGAGCTCTCAACAGTCCTCCTCCCAGAGGAGTTCAGGCTCTGGTGGATCAAGGCTGAATGATCGGGATGGTACAGGGAAATCAAGAGGCTATTCTAGTTTTGGAAGGCACAACAGGGAAAGGGTGCAGGAAAAGGACCCAGATTTTCGTGACCGGGATAGTAAGTTGATTCAGCCAGAGGACCCTCTACGTGATGGTTTCGAGTCGTTTAGCTCATGCAGGTCTGAAAAGGACAGGCTTAACCGTACCCGTTCAAAGGTGTCCGTATCAAACCGTGCAGTAGGAGTAAGTTTAGACAATGGTAATCTATCTAAAAAGGATACTGGTGGCATCTCCTTTGAGCGAGAATTCCCACACCTTGGTTCTGAGGACAAAAATGGAAAACAAGACATAGGTAGAGTTCCATCTCCTGGAATTAGTACCCCAATTCAAAACATACCATTGATCACTGCATCTGAAGGCTGGAATTCAGTGCTAGCAGAAGTACCACTCAGCGATCCAAGCATTAACTCCATTTCCTCTTCTTTATCACCTGCTGGTTCAAGTAAGCAGACTGAAGTTTCCAATTCTGGCAGTGTGCTGAGCATGGCTGAAACAGTGATGCAGTCACCGTTAAAGATCTCCACCACACCCCAG CTATCAATTGATGCTCAGAAAATTGAAGAAAGGACTTTGAGGCAGTGCATTTTGAGGCCTCTTACACCATCAACGAACAAAGTTTAT AATACTGTACAGGCATCAAATTCCTTGGATAAATTAAAATCCAAAAGTTCAAGAGCTGGAGAGTCTAATGGTCCTATCAAGGTTGCTCCACAACTGTCGCTACAGCCATCTAGCAGCTCTATTCGCACTCCAGTCAAAACTGAGCTCGTAAAGCCATCTCAATCAGGCAGCTTTCAAGTCCTTAGCCGTGAACAGAATGGTACTGTAAATACTGCTGCCAAAGACAGCACCAGCAATCCTGTGAGCCCTGTTCTAGGTCGATCTTCTTCAATGGAACCTATGCGAAAGTCTGTTGTCAACCCTAAGCCTAAGATTGGCACTAACGGCCGTTCTTTGCATCCGCTGCAAGTGCAAGGTTCATTTGGTGACAgaaaaacaagtgcaaaagaCAAGCTCAAGTTTTTTGAGTTTTTGCGGAGCAAGTCTGTAAATGGTTCAAGCACTGCTATTGAGTCTTCATCTAGCCTGATTGATGACCAGCAGAACTCTTGTCTTGATTTGTCCTTCAAGTTCATTGAAAATGGAAGCAGTTCATGTGAAGAAGCAAATTCTTGCGAGGGATCTCAGCAACACTTGTCTGACAACGAGGAAATCATTCCAACTTCAGAATCTCATAATGTTTTAGATGAGGGATCTCTGGGGATTCAAGTTGATGACAGGGATGCCAACTCTTCCCCAGTACTTGCTGACACAGAAGATGTAGCTTCTAAGAAGCCCCAGCCAGAAAAAACTGAAGATGTTCTGCCCGTTAAACCTGCATATATAAATGGTAGTTCCATGATTTCCAATTCTGTTGACAGCGAAGCCAATTTGCCGCTGGAGGAAGCCCATCCTGCTCATGAGTTCGAACACattggagcaggggaggagaaATCCTGTCCTGCTCAGGAGTTTGAGCCTATTGGAGCCGGTGGGGAGGAAGAGCTGAACCTCCTGAGATCTATGGGCTGGGATGAGAACGAAGTAGTTCAACCTCTTCAGCAGGAGGAGATTGCTGATTGT CTAAGGCAGAATGTGAGGCTGCAGCAGAAGCTTCAGGAGTGCAGGGGCTGA
- the LOC120682801 gene encoding uncharacterized protein LOC120682801 isoform X2, translating to MERAEPSLKPEWLLRPAPVAVTPLRPATSPRADDQGRGASSRNRSSGRDRDRSSQQSSSQRSSGSGGSRLNDRDGTGKSRGYSSFGRHNRERVQEKDPDFRDRDSKLIQPEDPLRDGFESFSSCRSEKDRLNRTRSKVSVSNRAVGVSLDNGNLSKKDTGGISFEREFPHLGSEDKNGKQDIGRVPSPGISTPIQNIPLITASEGWNSVLAEVPLSDPSINSISSSLSPAGSSKQTEVSNSGSVLSMAETVMQSPLKISTTPQLSIDAQKIEERTLRQCILRPLTPSTNKVYASNSLDKLKSKSSRAGESNGPIKVAPQLSLQPSSSSIRTPVKTELVKPSQSGSFQVLSREQNGTVNTAAKDSTSNPVSPVLGRSSSMEPMRKSVVNPKPKIGTNGRSLHPLQVQGSFGDRKTSAKDKLKFFEFLRSKSVNGSSTAIESSSSLIDDQQNSCLDLSFKFIENGSSSCEEANSCEGSQQHLSDNEEIIPTSESHNVLDEGSLGIQVDDRDANSSPVLADTEDVASKKPQPEKTEDVLPVKPAYINGSSMISNSVDSEANLPLEEAHPAHEFEHIGAGEEKSCPAQEFEPIGAGGEEELNLLRSMGWDENEVVQPLQQEEIADCLRQNVRLQQKLQECRG from the exons ATGGAGCGAGCTGAGCCCTCGTTGAAGCCGGAATGGCTGCTGCGGCCTGCTCCTGTAGCTGTCACACCCCTCCGCCCTGCAACTTCGCCCCGTGCTG ATGATCAAGGCAGGGGTGCTTCATCAAGAAACCGTTCATCAGGGCGTGATCGTGATCGGAGCTCTCAACAGTCCTCCTCCCAGAGGAGTTCAGGCTCTGGTGGATCAAGGCTGAATGATCGGGATGGTACAGGGAAATCAAGAGGCTATTCTAGTTTTGGAAGGCACAACAGGGAAAGGGTGCAGGAAAAGGACCCAGATTTTCGTGACCGGGATAGTAAGTTGATTCAGCCAGAGGACCCTCTACGTGATGGTTTCGAGTCGTTTAGCTCATGCAGGTCTGAAAAGGACAGGCTTAACCGTACCCGTTCAAAGGTGTCCGTATCAAACCGTGCAGTAGGAGTAAGTTTAGACAATGGTAATCTATCTAAAAAGGATACTGGTGGCATCTCCTTTGAGCGAGAATTCCCACACCTTGGTTCTGAGGACAAAAATGGAAAACAAGACATAGGTAGAGTTCCATCTCCTGGAATTAGTACCCCAATTCAAAACATACCATTGATCACTGCATCTGAAGGCTGGAATTCAGTGCTAGCAGAAGTACCACTCAGCGATCCAAGCATTAACTCCATTTCCTCTTCTTTATCACCTGCTGGTTCAAGTAAGCAGACTGAAGTTTCCAATTCTGGCAGTGTGCTGAGCATGGCTGAAACAGTGATGCAGTCACCGTTAAAGATCTCCACCACACCCCAG CTATCAATTGATGCTCAGAAAATTGAAGAAAGGACTTTGAGGCAGTGCATTTTGAGGCCTCTTACACCATCAACGAACAAAGTTTAT GCATCAAATTCCTTGGATAAATTAAAATCCAAAAGTTCAAGAGCTGGAGAGTCTAATGGTCCTATCAAGGTTGCTCCACAACTGTCGCTACAGCCATCTAGCAGCTCTATTCGCACTCCAGTCAAAACTGAGCTCGTAAAGCCATCTCAATCAGGCAGCTTTCAAGTCCTTAGCCGTGAACAGAATGGTACTGTAAATACTGCTGCCAAAGACAGCACCAGCAATCCTGTGAGCCCTGTTCTAGGTCGATCTTCTTCAATGGAACCTATGCGAAAGTCTGTTGTCAACCCTAAGCCTAAGATTGGCACTAACGGCCGTTCTTTGCATCCGCTGCAAGTGCAAGGTTCATTTGGTGACAgaaaaacaagtgcaaaagaCAAGCTCAAGTTTTTTGAGTTTTTGCGGAGCAAGTCTGTAAATGGTTCAAGCACTGCTATTGAGTCTTCATCTAGCCTGATTGATGACCAGCAGAACTCTTGTCTTGATTTGTCCTTCAAGTTCATTGAAAATGGAAGCAGTTCATGTGAAGAAGCAAATTCTTGCGAGGGATCTCAGCAACACTTGTCTGACAACGAGGAAATCATTCCAACTTCAGAATCTCATAATGTTTTAGATGAGGGATCTCTGGGGATTCAAGTTGATGACAGGGATGCCAACTCTTCCCCAGTACTTGCTGACACAGAAGATGTAGCTTCTAAGAAGCCCCAGCCAGAAAAAACTGAAGATGTTCTGCCCGTTAAACCTGCATATATAAATGGTAGTTCCATGATTTCCAATTCTGTTGACAGCGAAGCCAATTTGCCGCTGGAGGAAGCCCATCCTGCTCATGAGTTCGAACACattggagcaggggaggagaaATCCTGTCCTGCTCAGGAGTTTGAGCCTATTGGAGCCGGTGGGGAGGAAGAGCTGAACCTCCTGAGATCTATGGGCTGGGATGAGAACGAAGTAGTTCAACCTCTTCAGCAGGAGGAGATTGCTGATTGT CTAAGGCAGAATGTGAGGCTGCAGCAGAAGCTTCAGGAGTGCAGGGGCTGA
- the LOC120682802 gene encoding aspartic proteinase nepenthesin-1-like, translated as MESLAARLLLLVAVVAAATGAPSAAATPPHTAKGLRVRLTHVDAHGNYSRLQLLQRAARRSRHRMSRLVARATGAPMSSSKAAAAAGGDLQVPVHAGNGEFLMDLAIGTPALPYAAIVDTGSDLVWTQCKPCGECFNQSTPVFDPSASSTYAPVPCSSDLCGDLPTSSCTSASRCGYAYTYGDASSTRGVLATETFTLAKSKLPGVAFGCGDTNEGDGFSQGAGLVGLGRGPLSLVSQLGLDKFSYCLTSLDDTGKSPLLLGSAAGIAESAATAPVQSTPLVKNPSHPSFYYVTLTGLTVGSARITLPSSAFAIQDDGTGGVIVDSGTSITYLEAPGYRALRKAFVAQMSLPVADASEIGLDLCFQAPAKGVDQVRVPKLVLHFDGGADLDLPAENYMVLDSASGALCLTVMPSSGLSIIGNFQQQNFQFVYDVAANTLSFAPVQCGKL; from the coding sequence ATGGAGTCGCTAGCAGCGCGGTTGCTTCTGCTGGTGGCCGTGGTGGCCGCGGCCACGGGcgccccgtccgccgccgcgacaCCGCCCCACACCGCCAAGGGCCTGCGCGTGCGCCTGACGCACGTCGACGCGCACGGCAACTACTCGCggctgcagctgctgcagcgGGCGGCGCGCCGGAGCCGCCACCGCATGTCGAGGCTCGTCGCGCGGGCCACCGGCGCGCCGATGTCGTCgagcaaggccgccgccgcggcgggcggcgacctGCAGGTGCCGGTGCACGCGGGCAACGGCGAGTTCCTGATGGACCTGGCCATCGGCACGCCGGCGCTGCCGTACGCGGCCATCGTGGACACCGGGAGCGACCTGGTGTGGACGCAGTGCAAGCCGTGCGGGGAGTGCTTCAACCAGAGCACGCCGGTGTTCGACCCCTCGGCGTCCTCCACCTACGCCCCCGTGCCGTGCTCCAGCGACCTGTGCGGCGACCTGCCCACCTCCAGCTGCACGTCGGCGTCCCGGTGCGGGTACGCCTACACCTACGGCGACGCCTCGTCGACGCGCGGGGTGCTGGCCACCGAGACCTTCACGCTGGCCAAGTCCAAGCTCCCGGGCGTGGCGTTCGGCTGCGGGGACACCAACGAGGGCGACGGGTTCTCGCAGGGCGCGGGGCTCGTGGGGCTCGGGCGCGGCCCGCTGTCGCTCGTCTCCCAGCTCGGCCTCGACAAGTTCTCCTACTGCCTCACCTCCCTGGACGACACCGGCAAGAGCCCGCTGCTCCtgggctccgccgccggcatcgccgagagcgcggccacggcgcccGTGCAGAGCACCCCGCTGGTGAAGAACCCAAGCCACCCGTCCTTCTACTACGTGACCCTGACGGGCCTCACCGTGGGGTCCGCCCGCATCACCCTCCCGAGCTCGGCGTTCGCGATCCAGGACGACGGCACGGGCGGCGTCATCGTCGACTCCGGCACCTCCATCACGTACCTGGAGGCGCCGGGCTACCGCGCGCTGAGGAAGGCGTTCGTGGCGCAGATGTCCCTTCCGGTCGCCGACGCGTCGGAGATCGGGCTGGACCTGTGCTTCCAGGCGCCCGCCAAGGGCGTGGACCAGGTGCGGGTGCCGAAGCTGGTGCTCCacttcgacggcggcgcggacctGGACCTCCCCGCCGAGAACTACATGGTGCTCGACTCCGCGTCCGGCGCGCTGTGCCTGACGGTGATGCCGTCGAGTGGCCTCTCCATCATCGGCAACTTCCAGCAGCAGAACTTCCAGTTCGTGTACGACGTCGCCGCGAACACGCTCTCGTTCGCGCCCGTGCAGTGCGGCAAGCTGTGA
- the LOC120682804 gene encoding aspartyl protease 37-like encodes MPCRARRDAMLTLTSSPLPHHLLCMAGAEETKAKPPPLIYSTPFAIKHGTHAAHEHQPPRSRTRSVASPAMDMELLLVLLFLLFLALPVLPAPVRLELARVDANLTGHDLIRRAVQRSLDRPGVVVPRPGGGGGAATAADGGRRSSSSAAASAPVVAGGGEYLVKLGIGTPQHFFSAAIDTATDLVWMQCQPCVSCYRQLDPVFNPRLSSSYAVVPCSSDTCIQFDEHRCRSEDDDACQYTYKYSGNGVTRGTLAIDKLAVGSDVFHGVVFGCSDSSAGGPPAQASGLVGLGRGSLSLVSQLSVRRFMYCLPPPVSRTPGKLVLGAAADAVRNVSDRVTITMSSSTRYPSYYYLNLDGLAVGDQTPRMVKAMAPPPTARRGAAPAGSGGSANAYGMIVDIASTISFLEASLYEELADDLEEELRLPRATPLDLCFILPEGVGMDRVYVPTVSLSFDGRWLELERDRLFVEDGRTMCLMVGKTSGVSILGNFQQQNMHVLYNLRRGKITFAKASCESMP; translated from the exons ATGCCATGCCGCGCGCGACGCGATGCGATGCTAACACTAACCAGCTCGCCTTTGCCACACCACCTCCTTTGTATGGCCGGGGCCGAGGAAACCAaagccaagccgccgccgcttatCTACTCGACCCCTTTCGCCATCAAGCACGGGACACATGCCGCACACGAGCACCAGCCTccgcgctcgcgcacgcgcagcGTAGCCTCGCCCGCCATGGACAtggagctgctgctggtgctccTGTTCCTGCTCTTCCTCGCCCTCCCGGTGCTCCCGGCGCCGGTGCGCCTCGAGCTGGCCCGAGTGGACGCCAACCTCACGGGCCACGACCTCATCCGCCGCGCCGTGCAGCGCAGCCTCGACCGCCCGGGTGTCGTCGTGccgcgccccggcggcggcggcggcgcggcgaccgcGGCGGACGGGGGGCGcaggtcctcctcctccgccgccgcctccgccccggtGGTGGCCGGAGGCGGGGAGTACCTGGTCAAGCTCGGCATCGGCACGCCGCAGCACTTCTTCTCGGCGGCCATCGACACGGCCACCGACCTCGTCTGGATGCAGTGCCAGCCCTGCGTCAGCTGCtaccgccagctcgaccccgtCTTCAACCCCAGGCTCTCCTCCTCCTACGCCGTCGTGCCCTGCAGCAGCGACACGTGCATCCAGTTCGACGAGCACAG GTGCCGctccgaggacgacgacgcgTGCCAGTACACGTACAAGTACAGCGGGAACGGCGTGACCAGGGGCACCCTGGCCATCGACAAGCTGGCCGTCGGCAGCGACGTGTTCCACGGCGTGGTCTTCGGCTGCAGCGACTCCAGCGCCGGGGGCCCTCCGGCGCAGGCGTCCGGGCTCGTCGGCCTCGGCCGCGGGTCGCTCTCGCTCGTGTCCCAGCTCTCCGTGCGCCGGTTCATGTACTGCCTGCCGCCGCCTGTGTCGCGGACGCCCGGAAAGCTCGTGCTCGGCGCGGCCGCGGACGCCGTCCGGAACGTGTCGGACCGGGTCACCATCACCATGTCGTCCAGCACGCGCTACCCGTCCTACTACTACCTCAACCTCGACGGTCTCGCCGTGGGCGACCAGACTCCGCGCATGGTCaaggccatggcgccgccgcccacggctaGAAGAGGAGCCGCacccgccggcagcggcggcagcgcgaaCGCGTACGGGATGATCGTGGACATCGCGTCGACGATCTCGTTCCTGGAGGCGTCGCTGTACGAGGAGCTGGCGGACGACCTGGAGGAGGAGCTCCGGCtgccccgcgccacgccgctgGACCTCTGCTTCATCCTGCCGGAGGGGGTGGGGATGGACCGGGTGTACGTGCCGACGGTGTCGCTGTCCTTCGACGGGCgatggctggagctggagaggGACCGGCTGTTCGTGGAGGACGGCCGGACGATGTGCCTGATGGTCGGCAAGACCAGCGGGGTGTCCATCCTGGGCAACTTCCAGCAGCAGAACATGCACGTCCTCTACAACCTGCGCCGGGGAAAGATCACCTTCGCCAAGGCCAGCTGCGAATCCATGCCGTAG
- the LOC120682803 gene encoding gamma-glutamylcyclotransferase 2-3-like, translated as MAAASPMWVFGYGSLIWNPGFAYDARVVGFVRDYRRVFYQGSTDHRGTPQFPGRTVTLEHHPGATCWGIAYKIREEDKQTALEYLEVREKQYDEKIHLDLYTDSSPKVPAVENVTAYLATTNKESNKNYLGPAPLEEMARQIYLAEGPSGPNKEYVFKLEDALNKLGVVDPHVQELANAVREYSDAKLSK; from the exons atggcggcggcgtcgccgatgTGGGTGTTCGGGTACGGCTCGCTGATCTGGAACCCCGGCTTCGCCTACGACGCCCGCGTCGTTGGCTTCGTCCGGGACTACCGCCGCGTCTTCTACCAGG GGAGCACGGACCACAGGGGCACGCCGCAGTTCCCCGGGAGGACCGTCACGCTCGAGCACCATCCCGGAGCGACTTGC TGGGGAATTGCCTACAAAATAAGGGAGGAGGATAAGCAGACAGCTTTGGAG TATCTAGAAGTCagagagaagcaatatgatgagAAGATTCACCTTGATTTGTATACG GACTCATCACCCAAAGTACCAGCAGTAGAAAATGTAACGGC ATACTTAGCCACAACGAATAAGGAGAGCAACAAAAACTATCTTGGTCCTGCGCCTCTAGAAGAAATGGCCAG GCAAATTTACCTTGCTGAAGGCCCATCTGGACCTAACAAAGAGTATGTGTTCAAACTTGAGGATGCCTTAAATAAACTAG GAGTTGTAGACCCACATGTCCAGGAACTGGCGAATGCTGTGCGTGAGTATTCAGATGCCAAGTTGtccaagtaa
- the LOC120680480 gene encoding probable endo-1,3(4)-beta-glucanase ARB_01444: MPQPHRGRHSPGAPVQADPAFPRATSTVVPDPSRFFAPALLAAPLPTNAFFQNFVLKDGDMPEYIHPYSIRSPGGGALDVCYPSRSHSPSSVVQAFVADLTVSDAAAAAGSAQRHVVSAFDDLSVTLDVSRSLRAHLVRGCPYVTVTTNATGPTDISVASVHAFVELSSSQSHHGWTKWRLRMDSGQTFLLYASAPIRLAQATPTQLSAPAFAGAIRVAYLPDASMEPVLDRYSRCFPTAGHATVNPNGRPFCVDYAWHREGHGELLMLAHPLHLRLLALAAGGCENRASVRVIDGFRYRSIDGDMVGVVGCSWALRADPVPPTWHSTRGVRADGVAEVVAALRADVAALAPAAVTTTSSYFYGKAVARAARLAVIAEEVGCADVVPAVREFLAATVTPWLDGSFQGNGFLYDATWGGLVTLQGLTDSGADFGFGVYNDHHYHLGYFLYAIAVLARLDPSWGRQYAPQAYAMVADFMTVSRDNKYGGGGGGSFFTRLRMFDLWTLHSWAGGLAAIPDGRNQESTSEAVSAYYSAALVGLTYGDARLASLGATLAALEMLAAQTWWHVRDGEGMYEADFSGSNRVVGVLWANKRDSALWFAPAEWKECRLGIQLLPLLPISEALFPDVAFVRELVEWTLPALARDGVGDWWKGFVYALEGIYDTEAALAKIRELTAHDNGNSLTNLLWWLHSRGPAAASSPHR; this comes from the coding sequence ATGCCGCAGCCGCATCGCGGCCGTCACAGCCCGGGCGCGCCGGTGCAGGCAGACCCCGCGTTCCCGCGCGCCACGTCCACGGTGGTTCCCGACCCGTCCCGCTTCTTCGCACCGgcgctcctcgccgcgccgctgcccaccAACGCCTTCTTCCAGAACTTCGTGCTCAAGGACGGGGACATGCCGGAGTACATCCACCCATACTCCATCCgctcccccggcggcggcgcgctcgacGTCTGCTACCCGTCGCGGAGCCACTCGCCGTCTTCCGTCGTCCAGGCGTTCGTCGCCGACCTCACCGTCTCtgacgccgccgcagccgccgggaGCGCGCAGCGCCACGTCGTGTCGGCCTTCGACGACCTCTCCGTCACGCTCGACGTGTCCCGGTCCCTCCGCGCGCACCTCGTCCGCGGCTGCCCCTACGTCACCGTCACCACCAATGCCACCGGCCCAACCGACATCTCCGTCGCGTCCGTCCACGCCTTCGTCGAGCTCAGCTCCAGCCAGAGCCACCACGGATGGACCAAGTGGCGCCTCCGGATGGACAGCGGCCAGACCTTCCTGCTCTACGCCTCGGCCCCGATCCGCCTCGCGCAGGCAACCCCCACGCAGCTCTCGGCGCCCGCCTTCGCCGGCGCCATCCGGGTCGCCTACCTCCCGGACGCGTCCATGGAGCCGGTCCTAGACCGCTACAGCCGCTGCTTCCCGACCGCGGGGCACGCCACGGTGAACCCGAACGGCCGGCCTTTCTGCGTCGACTACGCCTGGCACAGGGAGGGGCACGGGGAGCTGCTAATGCTGGCGCACCCGCTCCACCTCCGCCTACTCgcactcgccgccggcggctgtGAGAACCGTGCCAGCGTCCGGGTGATCGACGGCTTCCGGTACCGGAGCATCGACGGCGACATGGTTGGCGTCGTCGGCTGCTCCTGGGCGCTGCGCGCCGACCCGGTGCCCCCGACGTGGCACTCCACCCGCGGCGTCCGCGCGGACGGCGTGGCCGAGGTGGTGGCCGCGCTGCGCGCCGACGTGGCCGCGCTGGCGCCCGCCGCGGTCACCACCACCTCGTCCTACTTCTACGGGAAGGCggtcgcgcgcgcggcgcggctggCGGTGATCGCGGAGGAGGTCGGGTGCGCCGACGTGGTCCCGGCGGTGCGCGAGTTCCTGGCGGCCACCGTCACGCCCTGGCTGGACGGCAGCTTCCAGGGGAACGGCTTCCTGTACGACGCCACGTGGGGCGGGCTGGTGACGCTGCAGGGGCTCACCGACTCCGGCGCCGACTTCGGGTTCGGCGTCTACAACGACCACCACTACCACCTGGGCTACTTCCTGTACGCCATCGCGGTGCTGGCGAGGTTGGACCCGAGCTGGGGCCGCCAGTACGCGCCGCAGGCCTACGCCATGGTGGCCGACTTCATGACGGTGTCGCGCGACAATaagtacggcggcggcggcggcggcagcttctTCACGCGGCTGCGGATGTTCGACCTCTGGACGCTGCACTCGTGGGCGGGGGGTCTGGCGGCGATCCCCGACGGGCGCAACCAGGAGAGCACCAGCGAGGCCGTGAGCGCCTACTactcggcggcgctggtggggcTTACCTACGGGGACGCGCGGCTCGCCTCCCTGGGCGCGACGCTGGCGGCGCTTGAGATGCTGGCGGCGCAGACGTGGTGGCACGTCCGGGACGGGGAGGGCATGTACGAGGCGGACTTCAGCGGGAGCAACCGCGTCGTCGGGGTGCTGTGGGCGAACAAGCGCGACAGCGCGCTGTGGTTCGCGCCGGCGGAGTGGAAGGAGTGCCGGCTCGGGATCCAGCTGCTGCCCCTGCTGCCCATCAGCGAGGCGCTGTTCCCGGACGTGGCGTTCGTCAGGGAGCTGGTGGAGTGGACGCTCCCGGCGCTGGCGAGGGACGGCGTCGGCGACTGGTGGAAGGGGTTCGTGTACGCGCTGGAGGGGATTTACGACACCGAGGCGGCGCTGGCCAAGATCCGAGAGCTCACCGCGCATGATAATGGCAACTCGCTGACCAACCTGCTGTGGTGGTTGCACAGCCGTGGGCCTGCGGCAGCGTCGTCGCCTCATCGGTGA